The stretch of DNA GTCACCTCAACTTCACTGGATAAGATCTTGGGATACTAGTGACGCCAGAAATTAGCAGATGGCTGGATACACGGAACCCTTTTGGGAAACCCACGTATTTGAGGACATCTTCAGCCATCATATCAGCCAGCTCAGCAGCAAATTCAACACCGGTAGGGCCACCGCCGCAAACAACGAATGACAgcaacttcttcctctcatcaGGTGTGGTTGTGGGCAAGGACGCGAGTTCGAGGTTGTCTGTACCACAGTCAGTATACAATATACGTGCAAAATGAATATATAGACCTACTCATGACCTTTCGGCGGATAGCTTGAGCGTCTGGAACTGTTTTGAGTTGGTAGCAATGTTCCAAACCCTTGACGCCGTGGTTATTTGTTGTGGAACCGACAGCGATGACCAGCTTATCGTCTTGGAAATAAGTCAGCCTGGTTCTTCATAAGTAATAAGATATTATTACTCACAAGGAACATAGCACCTCATTGtcccctctccatcttccttgggAACTTCAACCTCCAGAAGCCTCTCGGTCATGTCGAGATCGACAGCAGCTCCCATCAAGTAATGACCTCTGACCCGCGCAATAAGTTTCCTAAGAGGCTCCACTAATGAACGAGGTTCAATAGTACCGACGCACGCCGAAGGCAAGAGGGGAGTGAAGGCGAAGTATGTCTGGGGAGAAATAAGCGTTACGTTATAGGCATGTGCTGGCAGAGATTGGATGAGGGAGACAGCCTGCCCTAGCATTAGCTATACCTTCTCCATGAACGTAGAATGGCTTACACCCCAGCCTCCGCCAACGATAACCAACCTAGGCTTCCCTCTCATAGCCCTTTTCgtatcatcttcctcatcatccaaatTCACCTCGATGATCGGCAGATTCTTCTTACCACCAACTCGAGGTTTCAAACTCAGAGGGTTACAGGGCACACGATCGACATGTCTCTCAGAGTAGGTAAACGCATCATGAACCAGAATTGCGCCAGTGAGGACAACGAGACCAAAGATGGAAGACAAAACGAGCCTGATGCTGACAGACAAGTAAGGGTGTTTACTCGCAAACTCCTCTGAAGAGATACGGAAGGTGCTGCGAGTACGGACGAGGTTGAGCTGGGAATGAGGCTTCGAAGATGGTCTGTGATGCCCAGCGAAGAAATTTTGGGACAAAGCTGAGTTGGTTGGTCTTACTACCTTGCCGCCGGCATCGTTCGAGAGGGACCGAAAAGTTGAGGGCGGCAAAGGTCGTATCGGCCGAAGGGTCGAGAGTCGATGTGGAACTGAGCCTGGGGCTGGCCTAAGGCGGAACATGATGGTAGGGATGGGCGTTCGCCTGGATGCTGTTtggaggggaagaatggagctattgggagaagaatgggTTGAGATGGGAATTGATGAAGTGGAGCATGCGACTCGCCAGAAGATGGGCAATAATCAAAAGGGACAACGCAGAGCTACGAGTTCACCAATAAATGCGTCGCCGACGTCATTGGTACTGAGTCACGTGACAGTTGATCATATTTCAACTGTCGTTAGAAAAATCGAAAGCCGGCGAACTAAGAAGCCCACGCAGGGGAACGAATACCACCACAACATCATCAAATTGaacataataataatgaagGTGGACAAATCGCATTACGCAAGAGGAGATATAAGGCAAATGACGTTTTTCGTCGGGAGAGAACATGTTTTGGTCGAACCCAGAAGTCGACCAAAATAAACACGCCCAAAACGCGTTTTGGTACTTACGTAAAATGTGAATTTTGGGTTTTCGTCCGACCAAAACGTAAAATTGGAAGTACCTAAATTATTAATTTATCACCCCACGCATGTCGCAGCAGGGAGTTTCTTGACCTCCACCACTTGCTGGACTACTACTAACTACTCTTTGTAAGACATTGAGCTTTTATGATACTGGTGGTCACAGTGTACCAGATACAAGATAATTTCCAGTATACGCAAGATCTGCTGTCTTACCTGTTCCCAGTCCCGTTCCATCCGATCATAAATTCTCCGCCCGATATGCAAAGCCAGTAGTACGCAGCCCCACTGGAACAACCGAGAACGCAGGAACTCATCGAGAAAGCTCCACGAGAGACTCCTCACGTCCTTGCCATTTTCCCGCCTGGTGTGTCATCTCTATCAACCATCAACCAACATAGCCGCATCAGCCATAATCCCGCCGAAATACCACGCACGCAAGACTACATGTCATTGCGACTTAGCTCGCTGTCCGAAGGTGAACATCCCCCGGGCAACTCAAAGACGGCATGAGAAGCAAATGCAGAGCGCGTTACAGCAGCTCAAGCTAGCGCCACAGAAGCAATCAATGAGGACTGTTTTGACGAAAATGATGGTGGCGAcggtggcggcggtgatGTGGAAATGCCTGAGGCAAATGATGAGGTAAGCTGCTTTCTAGTGAGAAGTCAGTAAATCAGATATATTCAACTTGGTAACTCGTTGCAGAATGAAAATCCCCGACTGTCTGCTGCCAGACAGAATGTAGCTGGAGAAAGTGAATCAACCACACAGGAGGCGAGTCAAGGGTTCTGCGGCGGAATCTAAGGAGATAATCACTGACTCTTTCAACACCTATTGTTTAGAGCAATCCCAATCTTCATACTACAAGCGCCGAGCCTTCGATCTCCAATCCCCTAATACGCCAGAGATAACGTACAGTCTGACAAGATAGGTGATGTTTTTTACGGCGAGCACTACAAGTCACTGCTTGAGAAcgaggtggaagtggagCGTGAGAAGATTGGCGTCAATTACTTCTCTGATGAAAGAGACATTGCTCTAGCTTTCACGTCAGATGGCTTCTGTCCCTTCAAAAAGCGATCCGCCACGTGCTggccctcttcctccacaacCTCAACCTCGCACCTGGCATTAGGACCCCCATCGAAGAGCTTATTCCCATGGGGATTGTTCCAGGGCCtaagaaggccaaggactTTGACTCATTCCTTTTCCCAGTGGTGGAAGGATTGTTGAAACCGGCAGTTGGTGCGAGGACTTGGGAATGCGGGAAGATTTTTCACCTTGAGagctcatctcctcttcgcctccGGAGATACTCCAGCTGTCTCCATTTTCATGAACATGAAAGGCACCAATAATTACTGCCCTTGT from Cryptococcus neoformans var. neoformans B-3501A chromosome 7, whole genome shotgun sequence encodes:
- a CDS encoding hypothetical protein (Match to EST gb|CF187596.1|CF187596; HMMPfam hit to Pyr_redox, Pyridine nucleotide-disulphide oxidoreductase, score: 94.4, E(): 2.9e-25; HMMPfam hit to efhand, EF hand, score: 54.3, E(): 3.3e-13) translates to MFRLRPAPGSVPHRLSTLRPIRPLPPSTFRSLSNDAGGKVVRPTNSALSQNFFAGHHRPSSKPHSQLNLVRTRSTFRISSEEFASKHPYLSVSIRLVLSSIFGLVVLTGAILVHDAFTYSERHVDRVPCNPLSLKPRVGGKKNLPIIEVNLDDEEDDTKRAMRGKPRLVIVGGGWGAVSLIQSLPAHAYNVTLISPQTYFAFTPLLPSACVGTIEPRSLVEPLRKLIARVRGHYLMGAAVDLDMTERLLEVEVPKEDGEGTMRCYVPYDKLVIAVGSTTNNHGVKGLEHCYQLKTVPDAQAIRRKVMNNLELASLPTTTPDERKKLLSFVVCGGGPTGVEFAAELADMMAEDVLKYYPKILSSEVEVTVVQSRDHILNTYSEKISQYAEKRFARNDVKVIINARVQEVKEGRVILSIKNPKDKDAKPEIKELEAGFVLWSTGIAMQPFTKRLVELLPNQYHSKAVEVDGFLRVQGAPQGSVYALGDSATVQTNLMNDLYNLWDKFDINKDGNIDYEEWQEMVKYIKKKHPLAHRSLTKMRAVFEEFDRDHDEKLTLNEVAELFAKLSKKVTSYPATAQVASQQGKYLGAKFSKLAKQRDTLSSNGIFDLDDESYYHPFEYRHLGSLAYIGNSAVFDYEGWSLAGGLLAMYAWRSIYWSEQTSMRTRLLLMLDWVKRGIFGRDLSKF